In Musa acuminata AAA Group cultivar baxijiao chromosome BXJ2-3, Cavendish_Baxijiao_AAA, whole genome shotgun sequence, the following proteins share a genomic window:
- the LOC103979644 gene encoding glycerophosphodiester phosphodiesterase GDPD2-like yields MFPFVCCFQHISPISDPNSGTLAFRSHPLPMALKAVHVSDVPTLDQVPAAPTVALSSSLTRLFKGAAERLVVIGHRGKGMNALASPDRRLKEVKENSLRSFNEAARFNIDFVEFDVQVTKDDCPIIFHDNLILTEEHGNLSEKHVTDLCLGEFLSYGPQRDPAKVGKPLLRKTKDGRILTWDVEADDPFCTLQDAFQGVDSHLGFNIELKFDDHVIYKEEQLAHALRVVLRVVFEFAEERPIVFSSFQPDAARLMRGLQNVYPVFFLTNGGTEIYRDARRNSLDEAIKLCMASGLQGIVSEVRAFFRNPAAVARIKESNLALLTYGQLK; encoded by the exons ATGTTCCCATTCGTTTGCTGCTTCCAACATATTTCTCCGATATCCGATCCCAATTCCGGAACCCTAGCTTTTCGATCCCACCCGCTTCCCATGGCGCTCAAGGCCGTGCACGTCTCCGACGTCCCCACTCTCGATCAGGTCCCGGCGGCCCCCACCGTCGCCCTCTCCTCCTCCCTAACGCGCCTTTTCAAAG GAGCGGCGGAGAGGCTGGTGGTGATCGGGCATCGGGGGAAGGGGATGAACGCGCTGGCGTCGCCGGACCGGCGGCTGAAGGAGGTCAAGGAGAACTCGCTCCGCTCCTTCAACGAGGCCGCCCGCTTCAACATCGACTTCGTCGAGTTCGACGTCCAG GTGACCAAGGATGACTGCCCCATCATCTTTCATGACAATCTCATACTCACCGAAGAACAT GGAAATCTGTCCGAGAAGCATGTCACTGATCTGTGCTTGGGAGAGTTCCTTTCCTATGGACCGCAAAGAGATCCTGCGAAG GTGGGGAAGCCATTGCTTCGGAAGACCAAAGATGGGAGGATTCTGACTTGGGACGTCGAAGCAGACGACCCGTTCTGCACGCTGCAGGATGCATTCCAAGGCGTTGATTCCCATCTGGGCTTCAACATCGAGTTGAAGTTCGATGACCATGTCATCTACAAAGAAGAACAGCTTGCTCATGCTCTTCGAGTCGTCTTGCGA GTTGTGTTCGAGTTCGCCGAGGAAAGGCCGATCGTCTTCTCCAGCTTCCAGCCCGACGCCGCACGGCTAATGCGTGGACTCCAGAACGTCTACCCC GTGTTCTTCCTCACCAATGGAGGAACGGAGATCTACAGAGATGCAAGGAGGAACTCCTTGGACGAGGCAATCAAACTGTGCATGGCAAGCGGCTTACAAGGAATAGTATCCGAAGTGAGAGCCTTCTTCAGGAATCCAGCAGCTGTAGCAAGGATCAAGGAATCCAATCTCGCACTCTTAACATACGGACAGCTAAAGTAA
- the LOC103979443 gene encoding dihydrolipoyllysine-residue succinyltransferase component of 2-oxoglutarate dehydrogenase complex 2, mitochondrial — translation MASALTRLLRRPAAALLVARSCRHVKRFGHQILLPGGSVCSEPAREFVRFIPRASLYQIWSRSFSSENGDLVAAVVPYMGESITDGTLATFLKKPGDRVNVDEPIAQVETDKVTIDVNSPEAGIIQEFIAKEGDTVTPGTKVAVISKSSSGDTHVAPSDDKVVKDAQPPSPPTQTPPPTTAVEKIDRQMPKGEIPAKEKPKASSSLPAKTSPLEPQLPPKERERRVPMPRLRKRVATRLKDSQNTFAMLTTFNEVDMTNLMKLRSEYKDAFAEKHGVKMGLMSGFVKAAVSGLQNQPIINAVIDGDDIIYRDYIDISIAVGTPKGLVVPVIRNANGLNFAEIEKEINTLAKKANNGTISIDEMAGGTFTISNGGVYGSLLSTPIINPPQSAILGMHSIVSRPMVVDGNIVPRPMMYIALTYDHRLIDGREAVFFLRRIKDVVEDPRRLLLDL, via the exons ATGGCTTCCGCTCTTACCCGCCTACTCCGCCGGCCCGCCGCG GCTCTACTTGTTGCAAGAAGTTGTAGACATGTGAAGCGCTTCGGCCATCAAATTCTTCTTCCAG GTGGTTCAGTATGCTCGGAGCCTGCAAG GGAATTTGTGAGGTTCATCCCCAGGGCCTCTCTTTACCAAATATGGAGTAGGTCATTTTCTTCTGAGAATG GTGACTTGGTTGCCGCCGTAGTTCCATATATGGGTGAATCTATTACTGATGGGACCTTGGCAACCTTCTTAAAAA AACCTGGTGACAGGGTTAATGTTGATGAACCAATTGCCCAAGTTGAGACTGATAAG GTGACGATCGATGTAAATAGTCCTGAAGCTGGCATTATCCAAGAG TTTATAGCCAAGGAAGGTGACACTGTGACACCAGGAACCAAAGTTGCTGTGATATCCAAGTCTTCTTCCGGCGATACACATGTTGCCCCATCAGATGATAAAGTGGTGAAGGATGCTCAACCACCATCTCCTCCTACACAGACTCCACCACCTACTACTGCAGTAGAGAAAATTGACAGACAAATGCCTAAGGGAGAAATTCCTGCCAAAGAAAAACCTAAAGCATCCTCATCTTTACCTGCGAAAACCTCACCTTTAGAACCCCAGCTACCTCCCAAGGAAAGGGAAAGACGA GTTCCTATGCCAAGGCTCAGGAAGAGGGTTGCTACGCGTCTAAAGGATTCTCAGAACACATTTGCAATGCTAACTACATTCAATGAAGTTGATAT GACAAATCTGATGAAGCTCCGGTCTGAATATAAAGATGCGTTTGCAGAAAAGCATGGTGTGAAGATGGGTCTCATGTCAGGTTTTGTTAAG GCTGCTGTTTCTGGACTTCAAAACCAGCCAATCATCAATGCAGTCATTGATGGGGATGACATTATATATAGAGACTATATTGATATCAGTATAGCTGTTGGCACACCAAAG GGTCTTGTGGTTCCAGTTATCCGGAACGCTAATGGGTTGAATTTTGCGGAGATAGAGAAGGAGATTAATACGCTTGCAAAGAAGGCAAACAATGGAACAATATCAATTGACGAGATGGCAGGAGGCACATTTACAATTTCTAACGGTGGAGTATATGGGTCTCTTCTGAGTACACCTATAATCAACCCCCCGCAG TCTGCCATCTTAGGCATGCACTCCATAGTGTCCCGTCCGATGGTGGTTGATGGTAACATCGTCCCAAGGCCGATGATGTACATCGCTCTGACATACGATCATAGACTGATCGACGGCAGAGAGGCAGTATTCTTCTTGCGCCGTATCAAAGATGTGGTCGAAGACCCTCGTCGGCTTCTTCTCGACTTGTAA
- the LOC135607857 gene encoding NAC domain-containing protein 83-like yields MDNKPRLTRLPPGFRFHPTDEELVVQYLKRKVFSCPLPASFIPDIDLARFDPWDLPGGGEEERYCFSLREAKSPSRSRSNRVARSGYWKASGRDKRITSPRCGQVVGMKKVLVFYGGKHPTGSKTDWVMHEYRLAGPESTACIFPQRKNSTHNCIIPSRDWVLCRIFKKKRATKMDVETEEGEEAPVTESGIGFIDFMGQKYRDQGHSASSLSDSSCITDTSDGSSNGEETSSGS; encoded by the exons ATGGACAACAAGCCACGCCTCACGAGGCTCCCCCCTGGCTTCAGGTTCCACCCAACCGACGAAGAGCTCGTGGTTCAGTACCTCAAGCGGAAGGTCTTCTCCTGCCCCTTGCCCGCCTCCTTCATCCCTGACATCGACCTTGCAAGATTCGATCCATGGGACTTGCCAG GTGGGGGCGAGGAGGAGAGATACTGCTTCAGTCTAAGGGAGGCCAAGAGCCCCAGCAGGAGCCGATCGAACCGGGTGGCGAGGTCCGGGTACTGGAAGGCCTCGGGGAGGGACAAGCGGATCACGTCGCCAAGGTGCGGCCAGGTGGTGGGGATGAAGAAGGTCTTGGTCTTCTACGGAGGGAAGCATCCCACCGGGAGCAAGACTGACTGGGTCATGCACGAGTACCGGCTCGCCGGCCCCGAGTCCACCGCCTGCATCTTCCCCCAGAGGAAGAACTCAACTCAT AATTGTATCATCCCGAGCAGAGATTGGGTGCTCTGTCGCATTTTTAAGAAGAAAAGAGCTACCAAGATGGATGTCGAGACCGAGGAAGGGGAAGAAGCGCCAGTTACAGAGAGCGGCATTGGCTTCATTGACTTCATGGGGCAGAAATATAGAGATCAAGGTCATTCTGCATCCTCTTTATCCGACTCAAGCTGCATAACCGACACCTCTGATGGATCCAGCAATGGAGAGGAAACCAGTTCTGGCAGCTAA